The genomic DNA AGGCGCGGCCCTTCGATCTCGTCATCCTGGATGTGCACATGCCCCGGATGAGCGGCCCCGAGGTGCTCGTGAAGATTCGCGCGCTGCGGCCCACGCAGCGGGTGCTGGTGGTGAGCAGCAGCTCGGATGCCAGCCACGCCTTCGAGCAGCGGGTGTCCGAATACGGAGCCTCCGCCTGTTTGTACAAGCCCGTGGAGCTCGATGAGCTGCTCGGTGCCATCGACCGGGCCCTGTCCGAGGAGGGACACGCCGCATGAGAACGCGCGCTTCGGTCCTCGTCATCGACGATGAGCCCGGCATCCGGGACATGCTCTCCTACGAGCTGTCCCAGGAGGGCTTCGATGTCGAGACGGCCGAGAACGGCATGGCCGCCGTGGAGACGCTCCGGCGCCGCAAGTTCGACCTGGCCATCACCGACCTCAAGATGCCCGGCATGGACGGGGTGGAG from Stigmatella aurantiaca includes the following:
- a CDS encoding response regulator, translated to MKSLPGTCILIADDEEGIRDLFRFTLEPLGVEVVTATDGWEAFEAVQARPFDLVILDVHMPRMSGPEVLVKIRALRPTQRVLVVSSSSDASHAFEQRVSEYGASACLYKPVELDELLGAIDRALSEEGHAA